From a single Acidobacteriota bacterium genomic region:
- the lptC gene encoding LPS export ABC transporter periplasmic protein LptC has translation MAASERNVKKMQKRAYLPLVMRAVAAVVLVATVIGVIVYLSRGDANAEFRARGLPASLSKDVIAVVDGYERREVENGVTKYAIRADRATTFTDNHQELENVFLEVFDEEARPNRIKAARAIYLPGEEKTFKVFFDGNVHVDSADGLKLATAIIVYDHATGVAEADRPIQFTRENVSGNSESATVFVNEKRVELRGAVVIEGSDAVEGVAGTNGPWKMNSNFASYDYGKNLAELRGDVVVETTSDVLKAGRAAVTLAKVSETAADVAQAELFDGVNIESQDTGGEKRTITANYGKYDKTAGTFDLQGNVVINAPSENGPVKLTAATALYNERAPSARLLGGGTIETPRERISGGEINAQLAPGGKLRAASVVNNAKVTQNSTERSLDLAATRIDAAFDASGELTRAELKEQATAVVIPANAAGYSKASLAAAWSIQIVMDKGLAKTMITDGRTTLVLDPQVGDNASTRRTIRADKINTAFGPDGKTLARAEAIGNSELDIEPVNAGPEIYRTIVAAPRFDCDFFPGRNFARKCDAGRGVRTRRLPTVAREGRGEQVMTSDTATALFRDDSRDVETMTADGNARFTEFDRNASASRFVFNAATEVVQLRGGSPTAWDSRARGRAREIDWDVRNQRSKLSGNVSTTYYSQGSTGNSAPFGSVNDPVYITSSTAEIDHRTEVAAFIGNARAWQKDNFVKGGQITIFQKEARFRAETNVESQLYGVKTRGSGGAIPVFANADRMDYDRASSQIVYTGTVRIKQGPEQINAEVGKIFLSKENDIDRAEFEQNVTITQPGRTASGKSAFYFAADERVVLRGDPARVQDPRSGSTQSAEITVFLRDDRAIADGRSETNAAGRNRSVYKVQNPD, from the coding sequence ATGGCCGCGAGCGAGCGAAATGTCAAGAAAATGCAGAAGCGGGCGTATTTGCCGCTCGTTATGCGCGCCGTTGCCGCGGTAGTGCTTGTGGCCACGGTCATAGGCGTGATCGTGTATTTATCACGCGGTGATGCCAATGCCGAGTTTCGTGCCCGCGGGCTTCCCGCTTCGCTTTCAAAAGACGTGATCGCGGTGGTCGATGGCTACGAACGACGCGAGGTCGAGAACGGTGTCACCAAATACGCCATCCGAGCCGACCGGGCAACTACCTTTACCGATAATCACCAGGAGCTGGAGAACGTCTTTCTTGAGGTTTTTGACGAAGAGGCTCGGCCAAACCGGATCAAGGCCGCCAGGGCGATCTATCTGCCGGGCGAGGAGAAGACGTTCAAAGTCTTTTTTGACGGCAATGTTCACGTCGATTCTGCCGACGGCCTTAAGCTTGCAACCGCGATCATTGTTTATGACCACGCCACCGGCGTTGCTGAAGCTGACCGTCCGATCCAATTCACCCGCGAGAACGTTTCTGGAAATTCCGAGTCGGCGACTGTATTCGTTAATGAAAAGCGGGTTGAGCTTCGCGGTGCCGTAGTTATTGAGGGCTCCGATGCGGTCGAAGGCGTTGCGGGTACGAATGGCCCATGGAAAATGAACTCCAACTTCGCATCCTACGATTATGGAAAGAACCTGGCAGAGCTACGCGGCGATGTAGTTGTCGAAACGACGTCTGATGTGCTGAAAGCGGGACGCGCGGCGGTTACGCTCGCAAAGGTCAGCGAGACGGCGGCCGATGTGGCTCAGGCCGAGCTTTTTGATGGCGTAAACATCGAGAGCCAGGACACGGGCGGAGAGAAGCGAACGATCACGGCAAATTACGGTAAGTACGATAAAACGGCGGGCACATTTGATCTACAGGGCAATGTTGTCATTAATGCACCGAGTGAAAATGGACCGGTGAAGCTGACCGCGGCGACGGCTCTCTACAACGAGCGTGCCCCTTCAGCCAGATTGCTCGGCGGCGGCACCATTGAGACACCGCGTGAAAGGATAAGCGGCGGCGAGATCAATGCCCAGCTTGCCCCGGGCGGAAAGCTTCGTGCAGCCTCCGTCGTCAATAATGCAAAGGTCACCCAGAATTCGACCGAGCGAAGCCTAGATCTTGCTGCCACCCGAATTGATGCTGCCTTTGATGCTTCGGGAGAGCTTACGCGTGCCGAGCTTAAAGAACAGGCGACGGCTGTTGTTATCCCTGCGAACGCGGCGGGGTATTCGAAGGCAAGCCTCGCAGCGGCCTGGTCGATCCAGATAGTTATGGATAAAGGCCTGGCGAAGACGATGATAACAGACGGACGGACAACCCTCGTCCTCGACCCTCAGGTTGGCGACAATGCCTCGACTCGGCGGACCATTCGAGCAGATAAGATAAACACAGCATTCGGTCCTGATGGTAAGACACTTGCTCGGGCCGAAGCGATCGGAAATTCAGAGCTCGACATTGAGCCCGTTAATGCCGGGCCGGAGATCTACCGGACCATCGTCGCCGCTCCGCGGTTCGATTGCGACTTTTTTCCCGGACGCAATTTTGCCCGTAAGTGCGATGCCGGCCGAGGCGTTCGGACCCGGCGTTTGCCGACGGTTGCCCGCGAGGGCCGCGGCGAGCAGGTGATGACCTCAGATACAGCGACCGCACTTTTCCGCGACGATTCGCGGGATGTGGAGACGATGACTGCCGATGGCAACGCTCGGTTCACAGAATTCGACCGAAACGCATCTGCCTCCCGGTTCGTCTTTAATGCGGCCACGGAGGTCGTACAGCTTCGCGGAGGCTCGCCGACCGCTTGGGACTCGCGTGCCCGCGGCCGTGCCCGCGAGATCGATTGGGACGTCCGCAATCAGCGGTCAAAGCTTTCCGGTAACGTCAGCACGACATATTACAGCCAGGGCTCGACCGGCAATTCGGCGCCTTTCGGCTCGGTCAACGATCCGGTTTACATCACATCAAGCACCGCCGAGATAGACCACCGCACCGAGGTAGCCGCGTTCATCGGCAATGCAAGGGCATGGCAGAAAGACAATTTCGTCAAAGGCGGACAGATCACGATCTTTCAGAAAGAGGCCCGCTTCCGAGCTGAAACCAATGTTGAAAGCCAGCTTTATGGGGTCAAGACCCGCGGCTCGGGTGGCGCTATTCCTGTTTTTGCGAACGCTGATCGAATGGACTATGACCGTGCGAGTTCGCAGATCGTTTATACCGGTACAGTACGGATCAAGCAGGGGCCGGAGCAGATAAATGCTGAGGTCGGAAAGATCTTTTTGAGCAAAGAGAACGACATCGACAGGGCCGAATTTGAGCAGAATGTGACGATCACACAGCCCGGCCGAACTGCGAGCGGCAAGTCTGCTTTCTATTTTGCCGCTGATGAGCGCGTCGTATTGCGAGGCGATCCGGCTCGTGTTCAGGACCCGCGAAGCGGCTCTACCCAATCTGCTGAGATCACCGTGTTTCTTCGAGATGATCGAGCGATAGCCGATGGCCGAAGCGAAACGAACGCCGCTGGCCGAAACCGTTCGGTTTACAAAGTTCAAAACCCAGACTAA
- the lptB gene encoding LPS export ABC transporter ATP-binding protein, with product MRKSYGRRTVVDGVSLEMHDGEVVGLLGANGAGKTTTFYLLAGLERSEGGNIFLNGDDVTRLPMYLRARLGLGYLPQEPSIFRKMTAEQNILAVLETRGLSRAERFARLEELLEEFGVEHVRKTRGDSLSGGERRRVEIARCLASDPHFILLDEPFAGIDPIAVEDIRELILYLKGQGIGILITDHNVRETLGITDRAYIMSEGKILRSGRPDELVEDAEVRRIYLGEQFKL from the coding sequence ATGCGGAAGTCCTACGGTCGCCGTACTGTGGTTGATGGCGTAAGCCTTGAGATGCACGATGGCGAGGTAGTCGGGCTGCTTGGTGCCAATGGTGCGGGCAAGACAACGACCTTTTATTTGCTTGCAGGGCTTGAACGGTCGGAGGGCGGGAATATCTTTCTCAATGGCGATGACGTGACCCGCTTGCCGATGTATCTCCGTGCCCGGCTCGGGCTTGGCTATCTTCCTCAGGAGCCATCGATCTTTCGCAAAATGACGGCAGAGCAAAACATACTCGCCGTTCTTGAAACTCGCGGGCTTTCGCGTGCGGAGCGGTTTGCGCGGCTTGAAGAGCTTCTTGAGGAATTCGGCGTCGAGCACGTCCGCAAGACGCGTGGTGATTCGCTTTCAGGTGGCGAAAGGCGTCGCGTCGAGATCGCTCGTTGCCTGGCATCGGACCCACATTTCATACTTCTTGATGAGCCCTTCGCCGGCATCGATCCGATAGCCGTCGAGGATATTCGCGAACTCATCCTCTACCTCAAAGGCCAGGGCATCGGAATATTGATCACCGACCACAACGTCCGCGAAACCCTCGGGATAACTGACCGCGCCTACATTATGTCCGAAGGAAAAATCCTCAGGTCAGGGCGGCCGGACGAATTGGTCGAGGATGCAGAGGTTCGCCGAATATATCTTGGCGAACAGTTCAAGTTGTAG
- the rpoN gene encoding RNA polymerase factor sigma-54 → MSSLRLTTSLQQKMVLTPQLRQRIEMLQMTAMELSELIETELVANPVLEEITPGEEIQEVSEQILDQNADGFDDFLHNGKPASEGNEVNDSGRDEAREFDGETQTQNAETAEYERDGESTENASGDTQDSFEEVDYGREFQEYLDPGYKTQEIEYKDDAPSFEQFLSHKPSLTDHLEWQLSMQEISERSHDAAIAIIGNLDPDGRLAASVEDISQMVGVSTERVEEIRQMIMRLDPVGCAALDVKECLLVQLDAMGEGNSLAVTLVRDHLEDLQPHRLQHLAKATGESLEVLDAEITLIRDLDPFPARPFSAEEAVFVAPEVYIEKIDEDYVIYFADDGSPRLRISQTYHQLLDKNETNKETKDFIREKVRSAVDLLRNIEHRRQTIYRVVECIVDRQREFLDKGVEYIKPMMLKDIAEDIGMHLSTISRVVNRKYAHTPQGVIELRRFFSEGMMNEDGEEVSTRILKLRIKKLIEEEDTKKPLTDDQVVKILSKEGVKLSRRTIAKYRDQMKIPGSRERKTII, encoded by the coding sequence ATGTCGTCTCTTCGCCTTACAACTTCATTGCAGCAAAAGATGGTGCTGACGCCGCAGCTCAGGCAGCGGATCGAGATGCTCCAGATGACGGCAATGGAACTCAGCGAGCTTATCGAGACTGAACTCGTCGCAAATCCGGTCCTTGAAGAGATCACTCCGGGCGAAGAGATCCAAGAGGTTTCGGAACAGATCCTTGACCAGAACGCGGATGGATTTGACGACTTTCTACACAACGGCAAACCTGCATCCGAGGGCAACGAGGTCAACGATAGCGGCCGCGATGAGGCCCGGGAGTTCGACGGCGAGACCCAGACGCAAAACGCAGAGACCGCAGAATACGAGCGCGATGGAGAATCGACGGAGAACGCTAGCGGCGACACTCAGGATTCTTTTGAAGAGGTAGATTACGGACGGGAGTTTCAGGAGTATCTCGATCCCGGGTACAAGACCCAGGAGATCGAATACAAGGACGATGCCCCTAGCTTTGAACAGTTTCTTTCGCACAAGCCGTCGCTGACCGACCACCTCGAGTGGCAGCTCTCGATGCAAGAGATCTCGGAGCGTTCACATGATGCCGCGATCGCGATAATCGGCAATCTTGATCCAGACGGCCGCCTCGCTGCCTCGGTCGAGGACATTTCGCAGATGGTCGGTGTTTCGACGGAACGAGTCGAAGAAATACGACAAATGATAATGCGGCTCGACCCCGTGGGATGTGCCGCTTTGGACGTCAAAGAATGCCTTCTCGTCCAGCTTGACGCGATGGGTGAAGGCAATTCGCTTGCCGTAACGCTTGTCCGAGACCACCTCGAGGATCTGCAACCACATCGGCTTCAGCATTTGGCAAAGGCAACAGGCGAATCGCTAGAGGTGCTGGACGCGGAGATCACTTTGATCCGCGATTTGGACCCTTTTCCCGCCCGTCCGTTCTCGGCTGAAGAGGCCGTTTTCGTGGCTCCGGAGGTGTATATCGAGAAGATCGATGAGGATTACGTCATCTATTTTGCTGACGATGGTTCACCGCGGCTCCGGATAAGCCAGACATATCACCAACTCCTCGATAAGAACGAAACGAACAAAGAAACAAAGGACTTCATCCGCGAGAAGGTGCGCTCCGCGGTCGACCTTCTGCGCAACATTGAACACCGACGGCAAACAATCTACCGTGTCGTAGAGTGCATCGTCGATCGGCAGCGTGAGTTTCTGGATAAGGGTGTTGAGTACATCAAGCCGATGATGCTCAAGGACATCGCCGAGGATATTGGGATGCACCTTTCGACGATCTCGCGCGTGGTCAACAGAAAATATGCACATACGCCACAGGGCGTCATCGAACTTCGCCGTTTCTTCAGCGAGGGTATGATGAACGAGGACGGCGAGGAAGTTTCGACCCGTATCCTGAAGCTACGAATTAAGAAGCTGATCGAAGAGGAAGATACGAAAAAGCCTCTTACGGACGATCAGGTCGTGAAGATTCTTAGCAAGGAGGGCGTAAAGCTCTCGCGTAGGACGATCGCGAAGTACCGGGACCAGATGAAGATCCCCGGTTCCCGCGAGCGCAAGACGATCATTTAA
- the raiA gene encoding ribosome-associated translation inhibitor RaiA, with protein MKVEYTGRHIEVTPALKQHVKEHFDRIDHLFQGKPAKAQVIIEVERGRHRSEIIVKWRNDVLTATTANSDMYKSLSQSIDKIEKQALKLKNKVIDKAHKATKAGVIANKAVEVRPGPGAPRIIRSRRYAVKPMSPEEAVLLVAESDNDFIVFRNSETERISVVYSRKDGNFGLIEP; from the coding sequence ATGAAAGTTGAATACACAGGAAGACACATTGAGGTAACCCCGGCTCTGAAGCAACATGTAAAAGAGCATTTCGATCGCATAGATCATCTCTTTCAGGGAAAGCCCGCAAAGGCCCAGGTGATCATAGAGGTTGAGAGAGGAAGGCACCGCTCGGAGATCATCGTCAAATGGCGAAATGATGTTCTGACCGCCACGACCGCGAACTCGGACATGTACAAGTCGCTTTCGCAATCGATCGACAAGATCGAGAAGCAAGCCCTGAAGCTTAAGAACAAGGTCATCGACAAAGCGCACAAGGCAACCAAGGCCGGCGTTATCGCGAACAAGGCGGTCGAGGTTCGCCCCGGGCCCGGTGCTCCGCGGATCATTAGGTCGCGTCGTTATGCCGTTAAGCCGATGTCGCCCGAAGAAGCCGTTCTGTTGGTTGCGGAATCAGATAACGACTTTATCGTATTTCGTAACTCGGAGACTGAACGTATTTCTGTCGTGTATTCGCGCAAAGATGGAAATTTCGGGCTCATCGAACCCTGA
- the hprK gene encoding HPr(Ser) kinase/phosphatase — protein sequence MRSAPAELDLELVAGGEGQEKHELRSERIQKLGLALAGYSEYLHYGRLQMIGTSETAFLDGFSPEKRADAVASLPFEKIACILVTKGLEPMSEVLAFAERNAIPLLRSDAVSSRAIALITSFLQERLAPETTIHGVLVEMHGFGVLIRGESGIGKSECALDLVARGHRLISDDSVRIKNIGGKLVGSSSEITAGFLEIRGLGIINVRELFGVASVRTSKSLSVCIEFRRSDDQIESDRLGLEMESEEICGGRLPKFSLPVRPGRNLASLVETAVKVYMLRCEGSDAAKEVLERHARAIASDSGTE from the coding sequence ATGAGATCCGCTCCGGCGGAGCTTGATCTCGAGCTTGTCGCCGGCGGCGAAGGGCAAGAGAAGCACGAACTTCGTTCGGAGCGGATCCAGAAGCTTGGGCTCGCCCTTGCTGGCTATTCGGAGTATCTGCACTACGGCAGACTTCAAATGATCGGTACTAGCGAGACGGCCTTTCTTGATGGCTTCTCGCCAGAGAAGCGTGCCGATGCAGTCGCTTCGCTACCTTTTGAAAAGATCGCATGTATTCTGGTCACCAAGGGCCTTGAGCCGATGAGCGAGGTCCTTGCCTTTGCTGAGCGAAACGCGATCCCGCTGCTTCGCAGTGATGCGGTCAGCTCTCGGGCCATTGCACTCATCACCTCGTTTCTTCAGGAACGCTTGGCGCCTGAGACGACCATACATGGCGTACTTGTGGAGATGCACGGCTTCGGCGTGTTGATCCGAGGGGAATCGGGTATCGGGAAATCGGAATGCGCTCTTGACCTGGTGGCCCGGGGGCATCGCCTGATCTCCGACGATTCGGTTCGGATCAAGAATATCGGCGGCAAGTTGGTTGGGTCGTCAAGCGAAATAACCGCCGGGTTTCTTGAGATCCGCGGGCTTGGCATCATCAATGTTCGTGAGCTTTTTGGCGTAGCATCTGTCCGAACTTCGAAGTCGCTGTCCGTTTGTATTGAGTTTCGCAGATCCGACGATCAGATCGAGAGCGATCGACTTGGCCTTGAAATGGAAAGTGAAGAGATCTGCGGTGGTCGGCTGCCGAAGTTCTCATTGCCGGTGCGGCCTGGCCGAAACCTTGCCTCGTTGGTAGAGACGGCGGTCAAGGTTTATATGCTTCGGTGCGAGGGTTCGGATGCCGCAAAAGAGGTTCTCGAACGGCATGCCCGGGCAATTGCGAGTGATTCAGGTACGGAATAA
- the rapZ gene encoding RNase adapter RapZ: MAESKKTLIESSSLAIITGLSGSGMSSAMNAFEDLGFFCIDNLPVTMISPFVRLMSPNEEGIVPIPKAALVIDIRERHFLADFSKEITKIKKKSIEPTVIFLEASEEVLMRRFSETRRPHPAERGKGLRDAIRAERRAMAAVREKADLIIDTSEHSVHTLRREILRRFGDAGVRPELLVQIMSFGHKYGTPRDVDLQFDVRHLPNPYFVPDLRAKTGADGEVVKFLRKQAEVKETIERFSDLLLYLLPQYQSEGKAYLTIAIGCTGGKHRSVMVANELNRKIAKAGFKTSISHRDMQK; the protein is encoded by the coding sequence GTGGCAGAATCAAAGAAAACTCTGATCGAGAGCTCATCGCTTGCGATCATCACGGGCCTCAGTGGCTCGGGGATGAGTTCGGCGATGAATGCCTTTGAGGACCTTGGATTCTTCTGTATCGACAACCTTCCGGTGACGATGATCTCGCCTTTTGTCCGCCTGATGTCGCCGAATGAAGAGGGCATTGTCCCGATTCCCAAAGCGGCCCTCGTTATCGATATTCGTGAAAGGCATTTTCTGGCGGATTTTTCAAAAGAGATCACCAAGATCAAGAAAAAAAGTATCGAACCGACGGTGATCTTCCTCGAAGCTTCGGAAGAAGTGCTAATGCGGCGTTTCTCCGAAACGCGACGGCCACACCCGGCGGAACGCGGCAAAGGGCTCCGTGATGCGATCCGTGCTGAGCGGAGGGCAATGGCGGCGGTTCGCGAAAAAGCCGACCTCATTATCGACACTTCCGAGCATTCAGTTCATACGCTTCGGCGAGAGATACTTAGGCGTTTCGGAGATGCCGGAGTCCGGCCTGAATTGTTAGTTCAGATCATGAGCTTCGGCCACAAATACGGAACGCCACGAGACGTTGACCTTCAGTTTGATGTTCGCCACCTTCCAAATCCTTATTTTGTTCCCGACCTTAGAGCGAAGACCGGAGCTGATGGAGAGGTAGTAAAGTTCCTGCGAAAACAGGCGGAAGTAAAGGAAACAATCGAGCGCTTTTCCGACCTCCTGCTTTACCTGTTACCTCAGTACCAGAGCGAGGGTAAGGCGTATCTCACGATCGCTATCGGGTGCACCGGCGGAAAGCACCGATCCGTCATGGTCGCGAACGAACTCAACCGAAAGATTGCAAAGGCAGGATTCAAAACTTCGATCTCGCACCGGGATATGCAAAAATAG
- a CDS encoding PTS sugar transporter subunit IIA: MAKIGGVIISHGQVANELLAAAETIVGETSHLAAVSIGWHDDVELAKKEIERAIEQVSSGRGVIILTDMFGGTPTNIAAMFLKENEVEIVTGVNLPMVVKLAAYKGEGTLSEVSQLIEETGKGAIYRTAALLDSRSADNG; this comes from the coding sequence ATGGCAAAGATCGGCGGTGTCATCATCTCGCATGGACAGGTAGCAAACGAGCTTCTCGCGGCGGCGGAGACGATCGTCGGCGAAACGAGCCACCTTGCCGCGGTCTCAATCGGCTGGCACGACGACGTGGAACTGGCGAAGAAGGAGATCGAGCGGGCGATCGAACAAGTGTCTTCCGGCCGCGGAGTGATCATCTTGACGGATATGTTTGGTGGCACGCCGACGAATATCGCCGCGATGTTCCTCAAGGAAAACGAGGTCGAGATCGTTACCGGTGTTAACCTGCCGATGGTGGTCAAGCTGGCTGCTTATAAGGGCGAGGGAACGCTCAGCGAAGTCTCACAATTGATAGAAGAAACAGGAAAGGGAGCGATTTATCGAACGGCGGCTCTGCTCGATTCGCGTTCGGCAGATAATGGTTGA
- a CDS encoding HPr family phosphocarrier protein yields the protein MVETRVKVVNNLGLHARAAAQLVRLAGGYESTIKIIRPDKGVFADAKSILNLLTLAASIGTELHLQADGPDEAEALAAVENLFTKGFGEF from the coding sequence ATGGTTGAGACCAGGGTAAAGGTTGTCAATAATCTCGGTCTGCATGCCCGGGCGGCGGCTCAGCTTGTTCGGCTTGCCGGAGGTTACGAATCGACGATTAAGATCATTCGCCCTGACAAGGGCGTTTTCGCGGACGCGAAGTCGATTCTGAATTTGCTTACCCTCGCCGCTTCGATCGGAACCGAACTTCACCTTCAGGCGGACGGGCCGGACGAGGCAGAGGCGCTGGCCGCGGTCGAGAATCTATTCACTAAAGGCTTCGGCGAGTTTTGA
- the rocF gene encoding arginase, whose protein sequence is MQGENTKKIDILGVPLGFGAGKPGSELGVEAIRRSTIRGNTLVHHLEQLCFHVNDRGNVQLVQPPDSKSASGPVKHLAEVSLSSENIAAGLIESLASGATPIVLGGDHSIAIGSFSGISTHFKQKNQDIGLIWFDAHADINTPETSGSGNVHGMPLAALLGHGADELVHVASPGAKLDGRFLAHIGARDVDPGERETIEKLGLRDHFFTMSDIDKRGMLACVEDAIRIAGAASGGFAVTFDVDMIDPRFAPGSGTLVRGGTTYREAHLALELIAESGLMRSFEIVEVNPLLDQSNLTVELACELILSAFGKTIL, encoded by the coding sequence GTGCAAGGAGAAAACACCAAAAAGATCGACATCTTAGGCGTACCGCTTGGATTTGGGGCAGGAAAGCCGGGAAGCGAGCTCGGAGTCGAGGCAATTCGCCGAAGTACGATACGAGGCAATACGCTTGTTCACCATCTCGAACAGCTTTGCTTTCACGTTAATGATCGAGGAAACGTTCAGCTAGTTCAGCCGCCCGATAGCAAAAGTGCATCTGGGCCAGTAAAACATCTCGCCGAAGTATCCTTGTCATCTGAGAATATTGCAGCCGGATTGATCGAATCTCTGGCCAGCGGGGCCACCCCGATCGTTCTCGGGGGCGACCACAGTATTGCCATCGGGAGCTTTTCGGGGATATCCACCCATTTCAAACAGAAAAACCAAGATATAGGACTCATTTGGTTTGACGCTCATGCTGATATTAATACCCCCGAGACCTCCGGTTCGGGCAACGTTCATGGGATGCCGCTCGCAGCCCTTCTCGGTCATGGCGCCGACGAGTTAGTTCACGTCGCATCGCCGGGAGCAAAGCTGGATGGTCGATTTCTTGCGCACATTGGAGCACGCGACGTAGACCCCGGCGAACGGGAAACGATCGAAAAACTCGGTCTTCGAGACCACTTTTTCACTATGAGCGATATCGACAAACGCGGGATGCTTGCCTGTGTCGAAGACGCGATCCGCATAGCAGGTGCAGCTTCGGGTGGCTTTGCCGTGACGTTTGATGTCGATATGATCGACCCGCGGTTCGCTCCGGGTTCGGGTACGCTTGTTCGCGGCGGAACGACCTATCGCGAAGCTCATCTTGCTCTTGAACTCATCGCCGAATCGGGCCTGATGCGATCCTTCGAGATCGTCGAGGTCAATCCGCTTCTTGACCAGAGCAATCTGACCGTAGAGCTTGCTTGTGAACTGATTCTCTCTGCTTTTGGCAAGACCATCCTTTGA
- a CDS encoding D-alanine--D-alanine ligase has protein sequence MRIRVGVIFGGRSGEHEVSVRSAAAVIENIDKEKYEPVPIAITHAGAWLSPRASIGLLPERVHDAFAVEATDGEFALIGDTSYNGLTALHQGTQNVGIDVAFPVLHGTFGEDGTIQGLLEMAGLPYVGCGVLASSCGMDKVVMKSLFHKAGLPQCRYSWLLRRDFEADADSVIGRVESEIGYPAFVKPANLGSSVGVSRAESSDEIRKAIDEAAKFDRKIIVEEALKMREIECGVIGNDIPTASRPGEYVIRDKSKAFLDYTEKYAGTGNNEFVVPAGVSGELEAKIMEMSIAAFKAIDGSGLARVDFFLRTDNGMLLINEINTMPGLTDASGFPKMWAGSGVSFTEVIDQLISLAIERQADRSRNLTSL, from the coding sequence ATGCGAATCCGCGTAGGAGTGATCTTTGGCGGCCGTTCCGGCGAACACGAGGTTTCGGTGCGCTCGGCTGCGGCTGTGATAGAGAACATTGATAAAGAAAAGTATGAACCAGTTCCGATTGCCATCACGCACGCCGGAGCATGGCTTAGTCCTCGAGCATCCATTGGCCTGTTGCCGGAAAGGGTGCACGACGCCTTCGCGGTGGAAGCAACTGATGGCGAATTTGCGCTGATCGGCGATACCTCGTACAACGGGCTGACGGCTCTCCATCAAGGGACGCAGAACGTAGGCATTGACGTCGCGTTTCCTGTGCTTCACGGAACGTTTGGTGAGGACGGCACCATTCAGGGCTTGCTTGAGATGGCGGGGCTTCCATATGTCGGCTGTGGCGTGCTTGCCTCATCCTGCGGAATGGATAAGGTCGTTATGAAGTCGCTCTTTCACAAGGCCGGACTTCCGCAGTGTAGGTATTCATGGCTACTCCGACGGGACTTTGAGGCAGATGCCGACTCGGTAATTGGCAGAGTGGAATCCGAGATCGGCTATCCCGCTTTCGTAAAACCCGCAAATCTTGGCTCTTCTGTTGGAGTTTCACGAGCCGAAAGCTCGGATGAGATCAGGAAAGCTATCGACGAAGCGGCAAAGTTCGACCGCAAGATCATCGTAGAAGAGGCTCTGAAAATGCGCGAGATCGAGTGCGGTGTTATCGGTAATGACATTCCAACCGCGAGCCGCCCGGGCGAATACGTCATTCGCGATAAGAGTAAGGCCTTTCTGGACTACACTGAAAAATATGCAGGAACCGGCAACAACGAGTTCGTTGTCCCTGCGGGCGTTTCCGGAGAACTTGAAGCAAAAATAATGGAGATGTCGATAGCTGCGTTCAAGGCGATCGACGGGTCGGGGCTCGCTCGGGTCGATTTCTTTCTTCGCACCGATAACGGTATGCTTTTGATCAACGAGATCAACACGATGCCGGGCCTGACGGATGCCTCGGGCTTCCCGAAGATGTGGGCCGGCAGCGGCGTTTCATTTACTGAGGTTATCGATCAGTTGATCTCGCTCGCGATCGAACGGCAGGCTGACCGTTCGCGTAACCTCACCTCGCTTTAA
- a CDS encoding dodecin domain-containing protein, protein MSVAKNIEIIATSAVSFDDAVKQGVERAARTIDHLRSAWVKEQKVSIVDGKVAEYRVAMILTFVLADDE, encoded by the coding sequence ATGTCAGTAGCAAAAAATATTGAGATCATTGCGACTTCGGCCGTGAGTTTTGACGATGCCGTAAAACAGGGCGTCGAGCGGGCCGCTCGTACGATCGATCATCTCCGAAGCGCGTGGGTGAAGGAGCAAAAGGTGAGTATCGTCGATGGGAAGGTCGCCGAATATCGGGTAGCGATGATCCTGACATTTGTCCTTGCAGACGACGAATAG